GGTGGTTGGCATTCATCGTCACGGTACCTTCGGGGGCGGCCATGCTCTGACCGTAGGCCGCTGCCCGCACCTCAGCAATATCAAAGCTGCCTGCGGCTTCCACGGCCTGCTTCCATAGGTAAACCATGATGTAGGCGGCTTCCATAGGGTCGTTGGTCACTCGGTCGTCACCAAACTCGGACTTAAAGTCGGCAACCCACTTTTCGTTTTCGGGGGTTTCAACGGTTTGGAAGTAATTCCAAGATGCCAGGTGACCCACCAGAAACTCGGGGCCAATCTGACGAACTTCTTCTTCTGCCACGCTCACCGACATCACGGGGTACTGGTCAGGCCCCATGCCCGCGCCCTGGAGCTGCTTGAAGAAGGCCACGTTGCTGTCGCCGTTGAGGCTGTTGAAAATCACGCCGCCGTCGGGCATAGCAGCCTTGATTTTGGTGATGATCGGGGTAACTTCGGTGTTGCCCAGGGGCAGATAGTCTTCACCCAGGGTGTTGCCGCCCTTAGCCGTCAGCTGTTCTTTGATAATGGTGTTGGCGGTGCGGGGAAACACGTAGTCAGAACCCACCAGGAAGAAGTCTTTGCCCTTGTTCTCGAGCAACCAATCTACCGCCGGTTCAATCTGCTGGTTGGGAGCAGCCCCGGTGTAGAAGATATTCTTAGAGCACTCTTGGCCCTCGTACTGCACGGGGTACCACAGCATGTGGTCTTTTGACTCGAATACGGGCAGCACGGCCTTGCGGCTGGCTGAGGTCCAGCAGCCAAACACAACGGCTACCTGGTCGTCATCGATCAGTTTTTCGGCCTTGGAAGCAAAGGTAGGCCAGTCGGAGGCGCCATCTTCTGTGATGGCTTCAATCTGCTTGCCTAAGACACCGCCAGCCTCGTTGATTTCTTTGATAGCGAGCATCTCAGCATCGACCACCGTGGTTTCGCTGATGGCCATGGTGCCGCTGAGGGAGTGCAGAATGCCCACCTTAATGGTTTCGCCATCGGCGGCGGCAGTATCGGTGCTAGCGTCGGTGGCACCGGTATCAGTGGTGGTGCTGCCGCCACAGGCTTTGAGCAGCATAGAGGTGCCCAGGGTCGCAGACCCATACACCAAAAACTTACGTCGATTAAATCGAGTTACCATTCAACCTCGCTCCTGACTCTTTAATGGAAGACTGTCTGATCGAGAAATTACTTAGACCGTCAGAGTGGATATTAGGAGGTGTGATTGGCAGTAAATGTAGCCTAGAGTACCAAAGGCCTCAACTTCTTTGTAACGTTTCTGAGATGTGTGGGTTAGAGTGACCTCTTTCTAAAGACTGATTTTGGGCGATCGCCACAAATGTATCGGCACTAGGACCTCAACCGGGCTTTGCCAAAACTCTGCACTACGCTCTTAAAACAGGTCTAGTTAAGGAACTAACGCTACGGGTTCAGCCGCTGCGTGGTAGCTAATGAAATCGATAATGGTGGCTAGACCCGCCTGGGTTTTGAGGTTGGTGAAACCAAAGGGGCGATCGCCTCGCATCCTGAGAGCATCCCGCTCCATTACCTCTAAGCTTGCACCGACCATTGGAGCCAGGTCGATTTTGTTGATTACCAAAAAGTCAGATTTAGTAATCCCTGGCCCGCCCTTACGAGGAATTTTGTCCCCAGCGGCCACGTCGATAACATAGAGGGTCAAGTCGACCAGCTCGGGGCTGAAGGTGCTGGCCAGGTTGTCGCCGCCGCTTTCCACAAACACCAAATCGAGGGGATCAAAACGAGCCTCGAGATCCTCGATCGCCACCAAGTTCATTGAGGCATCTTCGCGGATGGCGGTGTGGGGGCAGCCGCCGGTCTCGACCCCAACGATGCGATCGGGGCTGAGCGCCTGACTGCGCACTAAGAACTGAGCGTCTTCCTGAGTGTAGATGTCGTTAGTGACTACGGCAATGGAGTAGCAATCGCGCAGCGCCTTGCACAGGCTATCTACCAAGGCCGTCTTGCCCGAGCCCACCGGGCCTGCCACACCAACGCGAAAGGGAGTTGCCATGTATGCTCAAGCCAACATCAGGATGCTCGATATCTTACACCGCCTACTGAACGTTCTTGTGGCAGGCAGAAGAACCCAGGGTTTTTTAAACCCTGGGTTCTAAGTGAACTAAGCTAGAAATCCGTTTAACGACGCTAGCTGTACTTTTCGTTGGAAGTGGTCTCTAGGTCAAACAACACCTGAAGGGTCTGCATTGCCCGCTTGCGAGCCTCAATGTCGCGCTGGGCACGCAGCTGCACCATGGGGTCGTGAAGAATCTTGTTGACGATGCCCCGAGTCAGCGCCTCAATCACTTCCTGGTGCTTTTCGGCGAACTCGCTGCCCAAGCGCGACAGAGCTTTCTCTAGCTCCTGCTCGCGGATGGTCTCGACCTTGCTGCGCAGGCTGCTGATCGTGCCCACGGTGTCGAGGGAACGCCACCAGTCCATAAAGCTCTCCACCTCTTGGTCGAGCAGCACCTGGGCCTCCATAGCCATGCGGCGACGGCTGGCCTGGTTCTGGGCGACCACGGCCTTCAGGTCATCGACGTTAAAAGCGTGAACGTTGTCCAGCTCGTTGGCGTTGGTGTGAACGTTGAGGGGTACCGAGATGTCAAACACCATCAGGGTGCGGTTGTTGACCAGCGGGGCCAGATTGTCGCGATCCAGAATTGGCTCGGTGGCCGAAGTACAGGTAAACACCACATCACAGGCCTCAACCGTCTCCAGCATGGCAGCGAGGGTACCGGTGCGAATGTTGGCATCGGGGAACTGCTTAGCCAGCTCGTTGGCGCGATCGATGGTGCGGTTGAGAATGGTGATGGTGCAGGCGGAGTCTTTAGAAACTAGGTGCTGCACCAGCAGGCGAGCCATTTTACCCGCGCCCAAAATGCTGATGTGGCAGCTGTTCAGGTGGGGCACCTTCATGCGGGCGAGTTCTACAGCGGCAGAGCTGATAGAGACGGCCCCGGTGCCGATGCTGGTCTCGCTGCGCACGCGCTTACCGGCGGTGAGGGATTGCTTCAGCAGGCGATCTAGCACCCGGCCAATGCTCTTGTGCTGCTGAGCCAGCTGGTGAGCATGCTTCACCTGAGCAAGAATTTGCCCTTCGCCCAGCACTAGACTGTCGAGGCCCGCGGCCACCCGCATTAGGTGGTTGACGGCATCTTGGTGCAGCAGGATGAACAGGTGCTGGCGCAGCTCGTGGAGGGGCAGGCCGCTATGCTCGGAGAGAAACTGGGTTACTTCGCGAATGCCCTGCTCGGTTTCCTCGGTCACGATGTGGATTTCGAGACGGTTGCAGGTGCTGAGGATGGAGACTTCGTCGATGTGGGGGCAATGGGTGAGATGGGCGATCGCGTCACCTGTCTGAGCCGTCGGAATGCTAAGTTTTTCGCGAATTTGCACCGGGGCGGTTTTGTGGCTCAGGCCAATTACGGCGATATTCATTCTTCCTCCACGCGTTTAGTAGTCACCTAATTTTATGGTGTTGACAGATCCTTGGGGGGAGCCTGGTCGCCTAGGAATGGCCGCCCGAAGGTTGCTGTATACACAATTGCCAATATGTTTGAAGTTAGAGATAAACAGGGCCCGACTCAAGGAAACTCAACAAAAGTCCATCAAAAACTGTAACAAGGCCCAAAAAAAGAGATGCGAGGATCCCGCATCTCTAGGCTAACGAATTTAACCCGTACTCTAGGGCGTTTTTACGCCCGTCAGTGTTTATTTGCCAAGACTAGATCCCCCCGAGTCAACGCTGTCCAAGACAGCCTCTTTACCTTCCTTATGGAGGGCAAGGGGGATCAAGTCAGGCATTCACTAGGCCTAAGAGCACCTAGTGCAGTTGGAGAGCCTTGGGCTGGTCAACCATGTGGATGGTGTCCACAAAGCGAGCGGTCTTGGACTGGCTAGAGATTACCAACGACTGGGTTCGCATGCCGCCATGGAAGAAGCGCACCCCTTCCATCAGTTCGCCGGGGGTGATGCCGGTAGCAGCAAACAGCACGGTTTCACCTGAGGCCAGCTCGTGAGCATCGTAGACTTTGTCGATGTCGGTGATGCCCATTTCGTTGAGACGGGCAATATTGGCTTCCTTGCTTTCGCCAATCAAGCCGGTTTTGACTACCGCAGGGTCATAGATTAGCTGGCCTTGGAAGTGGCCACCTAGGCAGCGCATAGCCGCAGCGCTAATTACTCCTTCGGGCGCAGCACCGATGCCCATCAGGGCGTGGGTGTTGGTGCCAGAGAAGGCACAGGAGATAGCCGCACCAACGTCGCCGTCAGCAATCAGCTTGACGCGGGCACCGGCATCGCGGATCTCTTTGATCAGGTCGTTGTGACGATCGCGCTTCATGACCACCACTACCAGCTCGTCGATGCCGCGATCGAGGCATTCGCCCAAAATTTTCAGGTTTTCGGTGGCCGACTTGTTGATGTCAACCTTGCCTTTGGCCTGGGCCGGAGCCGCCAGCTTCTTCATGTAGAAGTCAGGAGCAGCGAACAGACCACCTTTCTCAGAAATTGCCAGGACGGCCATGGAACCGTTTTGGCCATAGGCAACCAGGTTGGTGCCTTCGCAGGGGTCAACGGCAATGTCAATTTCGAGCAGTTCGTCGGGGTTGCAAAAATCGGTAGCGTTGGGCTGGGTGCAAATGCCCACCTCTTCACCGATGTAGAGCATCGGAGCATCGTCCCGCTCGCCCTCTCCGATCACAATGCGACCGCGCATGTGAATTTTGTTCATGCGCTCCCGCATGGCTTCGACTGCCACCTGGTCAGCGATATTTTTTTCGCCCTTGCCCATCCACCGGGCCGATGCGATCGCAGCCTGTTCGACAACCTCAATAATCTCAAGACCGAGGGTACTTTCCACGGGATCAATCCTCCAAACTGCCTATATTTAGTGGGTTTCGCGTTCCCCATCTCGATTTCCCAGTCTATCAGACGGTGGGATCAAGGCATAGGAAATTGTGCTGGGCAGAACAGAGAATAAAGGAATCGTGGAGAAGATCAGGATGTGGAGCGATGAGGAAGGGGAGAATGTATTTGTTCTCCTCACCCCCCCTCATCTTTCTTATTCCCTCGCAGTTTCCCTAGGGCACCGCATACTCCGACTCTACCGCCGGTAGCTTGCCCTGCTGCACCAGAGCCTGGTGAATCATTGCGACAACCTCGGCGCGGGTAGCCGCCTGGGCCGGCTTGAGCTGGTCGCGGTTGGGGTGATTCA
The sequence above is a segment of the Leptolyngbya subtilissima AS-A7 genome. Coding sequences within it:
- the urtA gene encoding urea ABC transporter substrate-binding protein → MVTRFNRRKFLVYGSATLGTSMLLKACGGSTTTDTGATDASTDTAAADGETIKVGILHSLSGTMAISETTVVDAEMLAIKEINEAGGVLGKQIEAITEDGASDWPTFASKAEKLIDDDQVAVVFGCWTSASRKAVLPVFESKDHMLWYPVQYEGQECSKNIFYTGAAPNQQIEPAVDWLLENKGKDFFLVGSDYVFPRTANTIIKEQLTAKGGNTLGEDYLPLGNTEVTPIITKIKAAMPDGGVIFNSLNGDSNVAFFKQLQGAGMGPDQYPVMSVSVAEEEVRQIGPEFLVGHLASWNYFQTVETPENEKWVADFKSEFGDDRVTNDPMEAAYIMVYLWKQAVEAAGSFDIAEVRAAAYGQSMAAPEGTVTMNANHHLSKTVRLGEVMDDGMFNIVWETDGPIDPEPWNQFVPDTIGFACDWSDPAKGGKFEV
- the glpX gene encoding class II fructose-bisphosphatase, with product MESTLGLEIIEVVEQAAIASARWMGKGEKNIADQVAVEAMRERMNKIHMRGRIVIGEGERDDAPMLYIGEEVGICTQPNATDFCNPDELLEIDIAVDPCEGTNLVAYGQNGSMAVLAISEKGGLFAAPDFYMKKLAAPAQAKGKVDINKSATENLKILGECLDRGIDELVVVVMKRDRHNDLIKEIRDAGARVKLIADGDVGAAISCAFSGTNTHALMGIGAAPEGVISAAAMRCLGGHFQGQLIYDPAVVKTGLIGESKEANIARLNEMGITDIDKVYDAHELASGETVLFAATGITPGELMEGVRFFHGGMRTQSLVISSQSKTARFVDTIHMVDQPKALQLH
- the ureG gene encoding urease accessory protein UreG, yielding MATPFRVGVAGPVGSGKTALVDSLCKALRDCYSIAVVTNDIYTQEDAQFLVRSQALSPDRIVGVETGGCPHTAIREDASMNLVAIEDLEARFDPLDLVFVESGGDNLASTFSPELVDLTLYVIDVAAGDKIPRKGGPGITKSDFLVINKIDLAPMVGASLEVMERDALRMRGDRPFGFTNLKTQAGLATIIDFISYHAAAEPVALVP
- a CDS encoding glutamyl-tRNA reductase codes for the protein MNIAVIGLSHKTAPVQIREKLSIPTAQTGDAIAHLTHCPHIDEVSILSTCNRLEIHIVTEETEQGIREVTQFLSEHSGLPLHELRQHLFILLHQDAVNHLMRVAAGLDSLVLGEGQILAQVKHAHQLAQQHKSIGRVLDRLLKQSLTAGKRVRSETSIGTGAVSISSAAVELARMKVPHLNSCHISILGAGKMARLLVQHLVSKDSACTITILNRTIDRANELAKQFPDANIRTGTLAAMLETVEACDVVFTCTSATEPILDRDNLAPLVNNRTLMVFDISVPLNVHTNANELDNVHAFNVDDLKAVVAQNQASRRRMAMEAQVLLDQEVESFMDWWRSLDTVGTISSLRSKVETIREQELEKALSRLGSEFAEKHQEVIEALTRGIVNKILHDPMVQLRAQRDIEARKRAMQTLQVLFDLETTSNEKYS